In one Balaenoptera musculus isolate JJ_BM4_2016_0621 chromosome 20, mBalMus1.pri.v3, whole genome shotgun sequence genomic region, the following are encoded:
- the EIF1 gene encoding eukaryotic translation initiation factor 1 encodes MSAIQNLHSFDPFADASKGDDLLPAGTEDYIHIRIQQRNGRKTLTTVQGIADDYDKKKLVKAFKKKFACNGTVIEHPEYGEVIQLQGDQRKNICQFLVEIGLAKDDQLKVHGF; translated from the exons ATGTCCGCTATCCAGAACCTCCACTCTTTCG ACCCCTTTGCTGATGCAAGTAAGGGTGATGATCTGCTTCCTGCTGGCACTGAGGATTATATCCATATAAGAATTCAACAGAGGAACGGCAGGAAGACCCTTACTACTGTCCAAGGGATCGCTGATGATTACGATAAAAAGAAACTAGTGAAGGCGTTTAAGAAG AAATTTGCCTGCAATGGAACTGTAATTGAGCATCCAGAATATGGAGAAGTAATTCAGCTACAGGGTGACCAGCGCAAGAACATATGCCAGTTCCTCGTAGAG ATTGGACTGGCTAAGGACGATCAGCTGAAGGTTCATGGGTTTTAA